The genomic interval ATTTAGCTTTAGAAGTTATTTCAAATATTTTATCTATATTTTCATCAGACATTATAAAATGACCCATATGATCTTTAATTCCAACAATCAAAGGTGCTGTAGTGTTTGTAATTCCATTTCTTGTCATCTTAGATGAAGCTATATCCTCTTCCAATTCACCTTTATATAGCTTTATCAATTCTTCTACCGATAGCATAGTAGATAAAACACTTCCAGCTCCTTGGTATAGCCCTATATTTATTGGCAAACCTCTATCTACCTCTGCCCCTAATAAAGCTGGTGCCATAAAAGTATTTCCTGCTCCTGGAGAAAGCCCCATAGTCACTCCGTTAGCTACTGCACCATAGATTGGATCTGTACTTACTTCAAATAAATCTCCTAGATGAAGATGCATATCCACCAATCCTGGCACAACCAACAAACCTTCACAGTCTATTACTAAATCTCCCTTTTCTACATAAATGTCCTTTCCTACTTCTACTATTTCATCTCCCAATATAGCTACATCCAATACTTCTTCTACTTGGTTTTTAGGATCTATTACCAATCCATTTTTCAAAATAACTCTTCCAGTCTTATTTAACTCTTTGTTAGGGTCTGATAAATTGCCATCTTTAACTGAAGCCAAAACATCCTTTAACATACCTACCTTTGTCCCATACATACAATTACCTCCTTGTTAATTTTCTACTTAATAGCATTTTACAACTAGTACAAATTATAGTCATTGTCTATAAGGTATAAAAAAGAAGACTATATACTAGTCTTCATGTACAATGAATATTGCCTGCTCATGTTCATTAATTTTAAGCAAAGCTCTATTTTAAATTTATCTTCCCTATTATTTAAATCTAAATTGACTATCGCACTAATCTTAGTAAATCTATATTTCATAGTATTATAATGAATAAACAAATCCTCTGCTGTTTTCTTTAGATTCCAATCATTCTTCACCAAACGCCCTAAAGTTTCCAAATATTCTCCATTATTTTCTCTATCATAATTCATTAGTTTCTCTAAATATTGACTACAAAAACTATTTGCCTCATCTTCTAGAGAAACATCATAAAGCATTTTATAAACTCCCAAATCAGAATAAACATGGGTATTGTCCTTATCATAAATAGTTCTACCTATTCTTACAGCTTTTTGAGCCTCTATAAAACTAATGTATATATCTATTACTGACTCCTTATAACTTCCTATACCTACAGTTGCTGTAAACTGGCTATTTTCTCTAACCTCTTTTCTTACTTCCTCTGATATCCTTTTAAGTTTTCTAAAAAAATCTTCCATAGAATTTACATCTGGCTCTATCAAAAACACTATACTGTCACTATAATTAGTATAAAAACATTTATAAAAACTTTTTTTCATTTTTTCTGCAATTAGACGGAATATATTGTCCCTTTTTTCTTCCAACCCCTTGGTTTTTTCTAAAGATATAAATCTATCTTTAAAATCATCTATATCTACAATCAGACAGACAAGACCCTTATCCATTTTCCAACCATATAGTGCTGCCCTATTGTTTGCCTCTTCAACAGTCTTTATATTATTTACTAATAAATCTTGAATAAACTCATCCCTATATTTTTGCTCTATTTGGTGATTAGAAATCTCCTTTTGTATATTTAGCTTGAGAACTGTGCTAGCATGTTCTATAGTTATCCTATCTAAATCTTCTAGAGAATTGTCGTCTTTACCTTCCTCAACTATTATATATCCATAAATAGAACTGCCAATTTGAACGGGATAATTATAATATTTATCTAGCACAGTTTTAAGTCCTAAATCTTCTATATCATCTTTGAATTTGTTCGATTTACTTCTTATATAGTTTCTATTAAAAACCAAATCCATAAAAGCTACATTTCTATCCAATATTCCATATAGAGTTTCCACTATATGACCAGTTCCTTTGCCTTCAATTACTATTTGAGTAAAAGATTTATGAATTTTTTCCGACATCATCAGTTTTTTAGCCTGAGCATTAACTATTTTTGAAAGTACAGGATTTATTACATCACTAAAGGCTAAATTAGTTGGTATATAGATAATAGGAAAATTCAAGCCATCCCCCGTTTCCTTTACCTCTTGAGGCAGTTTTTCAATAAATCTACCTATTTTAATTCCTAGGGCAGATGCCCCATTTTCATTTAATTTGATCACTAAATCCTTAAGTTCTAATGGATTATCTTTCATTATATATGCTGTTGTAATTAAAAATTCTCCTCCCTTCATCCAATTGTATATATCGGGAGCATCCATGACAGTCACAGTGCTTACTCTTCTATCCAAACCACCTTTCCCTGCCAGTACCTCAAATCCTTCAAATTGTTCCATTAAATTTTTAACCTTCATATCCATATTATCCACTCCCAAAATTATAGTTCCCATAAAATTATATAAAAAAACTTAAGACTTTTCAAAAAATCTTAAGTTTTTTGTTATGCTTCATATCTTCATTGTCAAGTATCCCAATCTCACCTGCAAGTTCATAGCTCATTGCATTGAAAAAATTTTTATCAACTACTTCTTTTTTCTCTTTGTCCTTCTCTTTCAATATCCTCACCTCATATATAGTTTTTGAACAATTTGTGATTACATACGAGGTAAATTAAGGAGACCATCAAGTCACATAAAAAACGCTATTTTGTTCCTTTTATTATTCTTATCTCAACATCTTGTTTTTCAACCTTGTTGTCAATTTCATCTTCCTTTTTTCCGAGTACACTTAATTTTTCATAAGTTTATTTATAGCCATCATATAAAACTTTATGGTTTGCGTCCATTTTATCTTCAAGTCTAACTATGGATACGTGACAAACAATGCAATCTGCTCCACCTTTATGCCCATTGCACCTGCAAACATCTTAATACTTTCTATATTTTGGACACTATGACAGCTAATAAGCCATTCAATGTTATTCTGATTTTTGTTTACGCTGATTATCTTTTTAAAATAGTCCCAGTCCACAGGAGAAAGTGAATGCCCAACAACGATTATCCGGCTCAAATTCGACAGTCCATCAAAGAACTCTTGATGGTTCTTTATAATATCCTTGCAGTTCTTTGTGGTTTCTTCATCGTACCAAGAAAGGTTTCGTGCCGCCGTATCAATCGCTGCTTCTACCATCTCGCGTTTCCGACTGTTTTTGTACTTCGGCAATCTGAAATCACCAACTAAATCATCGTCTCCTGCACCAGGAACATGGCCAATTATCAACTTATCCTTCGGGTGGTATTTCTCTTTTCGTCTGCAACCATGAATATAACAAACATTCTCTTTTTCTACGCCATACAGATCTTCTATGAATTCCGTATAGTTAAAGTTAAGCGTTTTGGAATTACGAATTACTCCATTGAGCGGTGTGTAAGCCATATCCGGCACTTTCAATGATTCTACCCACATACGAAATCTTTGAGGCAAATCATTAATTATCGTTTGCACAGGTCCAGTCGCTGTATCGACAGCTGCAAAAAAATCTGCCGCCTGTGCATTCGAGTCATAAGCGTCGAAGTCGTCAAGCCACATATCAACAACACCAAACATGGCATCACTATTGATATAAGCTAAAGCATCCTCAAAATCAGCCCACAAATCTTCAACATTCAGGTAGGTTTCAAGAGCAAAACGCAATGAATTGTTTTTCCCAAGCGTATCTCTGAAATTGTAATAGCTGGACTTGACACCATGCATCAAATCAAAGCCATTGCCTATGATATTAAGTGTGGCTAATGGGTCACCTGTTGGGAAGTTATCCATGCTTACGATCTTGTATGGTTCAGCGGTTAATACCTGTTTGAAAAGTTTAGCTTGTTCTCCAGCAGTAAAGAAAGGAGCGCCGCAATCTTCACATATTCTTAGGTATTCTTCTGCCAAGTGCATCACCTCCATTTGTATTTTAAATGTTTTTGCCTACTGGCACAAAACATAAACTTTCTCAAAACATCACGGACTATTTCCTTCACCCCATTCTTCGCCTTCCAACCTAATGTTCTATAGGCTTTATAAGAATATCATTTCTTGATATTCTAATTTTTTCAAAGTGAGAATGCAGCCTTTCAAAGAACTTATTTTGGATTTTAACAATTATAAAAACTGGCTGTTCTTCATCAGATAATTGATTAATTTCATCTCTACTTTTATATTTATAAAAATCTCTGAAATAATCTAATTTTACATAGAAAACATTTGTGCATTTATTAGTTTCATGGAAATAACGATATTCAAAATATGTATTATAAAGTCCAAAAAGACAGAAACAACGTAAATCCATAATATCACTACTACTAAGGTAAGTTATTTCATTATCTCTTACAATTTCATTGTTTTTTCTTAGCTATTTTAGATATGAATAATTCGAAATATCTACTGTAGGATAAGAACTGTATACACCTTCAAGTAAGTCAACACACCCAACCTCTTCCTAAAATATACTATAATCACAATAAACAGGCGGTACCAGGTACCTTTGCGGCTCAAAGAACAATTGTTGATAAATAATAGGTATAAATCTAAAATTGTAGAGAATAAGGATGATAAGCAATTAGTCAATTTATCAGATTTTTGTCTTCTTTTATTCATCTTTTTCTTTCTTTTTTTCATTTCTCTCAACACATGTATATTAATCATTGGCACTTTAACCGGTGGATTTATTCCATTATTACTTTAAAACTCCACCCTAATTTTTTAGAAATTTTCCATAATTGTTCCACTGTTGGATTATATTCTCCACTTCCCTTATCCATATCATCACCCCCATGAAACAATTATACAATAACCGAACATATGTTTCAAGTAAAAAATAATTTGCTTTATACTTTTTATAGTGTTATAATATTCACATAGTTTGTTATTTATTTAACCATTTATTTGTTTAAACATAGCTAGAGGAGGATTTATTTATGTATAAAGAAAATTTTAAATATATAGAGGCAAAGAAAATAACTTTGATTGTATCTTTAATTGTCGTATCTTTAATTTTTATATTGAGTCATTAGGAGATCGTATTCCTGATGGGTGTTTATTTAACAATTAAGGGACAGAAACCTGTCCCTTTCCCCTAAAAGTATTTATTTTTTCAAAAGTCTCTTCATTATGATTCTCATTTCTTTTATTTTAAATATCGAACAAAGTATAAAGTATATTCCTACTCCTACAGCTACAGACAATATGAGTATTAGTAGCTCTACTATAAACATATTTGGAAGAAGTCCAGTGAGTCCAAAATATACTAGGTAAACTGCTAGTCCCATAACTATAGAAGCTGCAAGAGTCTTTAAAAAGCATACTAAATACTTTTTTAGTCCTATCTTGCCTAATTTTTTTCTAAGATCTATAAATAAAAGTATAGTGGTTATAGTGGCTGAAATACTTGTAGCCAATGCAAGACCTGCATGTCCCATATATCCTATCAATGCATAATTAAGTGCTACATTTATTCCTACAGCTATCATTCCATTTATCATAGGTGTTGTAGTGTCCTGAACTGAATAAAAGACCTTGTTGAGCATAAGTCTTAAGGAAGAACCTACAAGACCTAGAGAATAATATATAAGTGCCTGAGAAGTCATATAAGTTGCCACTTCATCAAAGGCTCCTCTTTGGAAAAATACTTTTATTGCTGGTTCTGCAAGTATGACTATGCCAATGGTAGCGGGAACAGTTATGATGAGAATTATATTTATACCTTCTCCCATGAGTTCCTTTCCTTCTCTTGTATCTCCCTTTGTAAATGCCTTTGAAAGCATTGGAAATATAACTGTTGTGATAGCCATGACAAATACTGTAATGATGAGATCATTTACACGAGATGCATAATTTAGTGCCGAAATACTTCCTTCTTGCAAACCAGAAGCTAGAGTTCTATCTATGATGACATTTATTTGCTGAACTGCAGAACCTATAAGTACTGGACCTGTCAGTGTAAGGGCCTTGTTTAGGTATTTATCTTTTAAATCCATGGAAAGCCCATAGCTATATCCCATCTTTTTCGTAGCAGGTACTTGAATGAGCCACTGAAGTGCAGCCGCTACAATACTTGTAACCATAAGCCCTGTTACGCCAAATTTTTTACTTATAGTGAAAAGATATATTATATACACTAAGTTGAAAGGGATACCTGATATAGCTGGAGGTCCAAATATTTCACTGCTCTCAAGAAGTCCTTGATATACATAAGTAAATCCCATGAATATGATGATGGGAAGTCCAATTCTATTTAATTTTACAGCTAATTTATATTGTTCTCCTGTAAATCCCTTTGCCAATATTTTCACTACCAAGGGAGAAGCAAAGTATCCCACAACTACCAATAAAATAGTTATTAAAAACACTACATTAAATACATTGTTCATGTATTTTAATTTTTCTTCTTTGCCTTTTCTCTCTTCAATCTCAGAAAATATGGGAATAAGGGTGGTTTTAAGAGCTGCTCCAATTGTAGTCATGACTATGACTGTGGCTGTCATAGCTACAAAATAGGTGTCTGTTTCATATCCAGAACCAAATTTAGAAGCAATGAGTACTTCTCTTAAAAACCCTAAAAATTTGCTGAAAAGCGTCACTCCTGCAATCATTGCGGCAGATTGAGCTGCTCTTTTTTTGCTACTATTCAAGTATAAGACCCCCCGATGTAATAATATGGTCTAATATATTATAATTGAAAATTTTGACGTTTTCAATGGGATTTTGTAGAACTCAATTGGTATTTAGGAATTTTCCCAATAAACAACCATCTTATATTTAAACTTCCCAATAAAAGAACCAACAAATAGGTGAAAATTATTCCAAGTCCTACTATTAGTACTAATGAACTAAGTCTACTATAGCCAATGACACTAGAAAAATTCCCCACAAGTTTCAGTTTTAGTTCTTCTAAAACCAGTGGATGAGAAAAATATACTCCAAAAGAATAGGTTCCAAAGTTTTTTAAATATCTTTGGAAAAAATTGCCCTTCTTGGCTATTTTTCTTGTTATATATATGAGCATAGCCATGGTGAAAAAGGCATATATCATAGTATGTGGCCTTATGGAACCAAATTTCCCGTAAAAATTTCTGCCTTCATTTATATATATATTGAAATAGACTTGTCCTAGATAAAATGTTGAAACCAATATGTAAATAATGCTTATACCCTTTATATGTTTTTCTATATAGTCTACAAAATTTTCATAATGAAGACCAATGAGCCCTCCAGTCATGAAGTATGAGGACCAACCAAACACAGTTTTCCAATAGTATCTATTGAACAATTTCATAAATCCTTCTGCATTAGGATTTCTAAAATAGTATTCATAAATAAGTATAGCCCCTTGGATTAAGGCAAATATGAAAAACACTTGAATTGGTTTTTCTTTCATAGGCTCTATGAGGTATTTAAGTATTAGTGGTACCAGTATATAAAACTGAAATATTAAAAATATAAAATATAGATGGGAATAGTTTTCTCCCAATAGAATTCCTCTTAAAAATTTAGGCATTTCCCCTTTTAAAGGTATATTGTTTACATAATGAGCATATAAAAAATAAATTGCTGACCAAATTGTATAGGGTAGAAATATGTACTTGAGTTTTTTCTTGTAGAATCTCTTCGTATCAAATTCATCAAAGGATCTATAGTTGTAAAACAGTACTAAGCCAGATATCATCATAAATACTGGACTTCCAAATCTAAAAAATTGGTTTAAAAATACTCCTACATACATGGCTCTTGAGCCATATTCTGAAAGTACTGCAAAGCTTCCTGTAGCATGAATAATGAGAATACCCAAGGCAGCCAATCCTCTTATATAATAGAGTTCCTCTATTTCCTTTCTTCTTGCCATAGTTAACACTCCTTTATACTATAGAAGGTGCTACTTAAAGCAGCACCTTTCATTTCTTCCTTTGTCTCTATAGAGTTCTTTGTCCGCAACTCTAAAAAGCTCGTCTATATTGGTACCATCTTCTGGATAAAGGCTCATTCCAAGACTCACAGAGGGCTTAATTATTTTGCCTTCTACAACTACAGAAGAATTTAAACTATTCAATATTCTCTGAGATAACTTTCTCATATCTTTTCTTTCCTTTATATTGGGAACGAAAATCAAAAATTCATCTCCTCCATACCTTCCAACTAAATCTCCATCTCTAGTTATTCTATTTAGTCTTTCTCCTGTAATCCTTAAAACCTCATCTCCAAAATAATGACCATATGTGTCATTTATCTCTTTAAATTTATCTACATCCAGTACTGTAAAGACACCTCTGAAATCAGTTTCTCTATTTTTTTCTATAAGCTCTTCTACTTCTTCAAAAAAGACTCTTCTATTGTATACATTGGTCAATTGATCATAATCTGCTAAATTTTTGATTATCTCTTGAGTTTCTTCTAATCTTTGAATATAGCTTTTTAACTCTTCTACTCTGATGTACTGACCAGTCACATCTACAAATTCCATTAGAATGTGATTTTCATCATTTACCGAAATGGTACTCAATTTTAAATTTTGTCTTAAATTGCAATTTCCATATCTTTTTATATCCACAAATTTTTTATGCAGTGCAGCTGAAAAAAAGTATTTTTGGTTGCTTTTAAGCATATATTTAAATATATCAAGGAAAATTTTCTCTTTAAATTTAGGAAGTACTTCGCAAATGTATTTTTCTTCTACCTCATCTCTAGATAAATCCGTAATGTTTTCCATATATTTGTTCCAAAAAACTATATTTAAATCTTTATCTAGTACAACTATACCTTCATCTACTCCATCTAACACTTTTAGATAATCTTCCATAGCAAATTACAATCCTTTCTCCACTTCATCTAATTTGTCCATCAAATCCCTCATAGAATCTATCGTGAAAGTAACTATAAGGGCTCCATTTACTTGAGTTCCGCCTATCTTGAAATTTACAAACAAAATAAGTATATTAGCTTTTTTCTTTTTTTTGAGTACTTCTTGAACCTCTATGGTATCAAACAATTTTACCTCAGGCATAGAATAGTCTATAGCCATATTCAAAAAATTTCCAAGGCCTCCTATGACTGCATTAAGTATTATATTCCCCAATTCTTTTATTACATCAAAATCTGTATCTGTAAAAGTTTCTAAATCAAAGCATTCTTCTCCTGTACAAAGAGAAGTCAATTCTTTTATATGGTTTGCCGGGAAAATGAGTTCAGCTTTGCCATTCAGTTCATTTTCAAATTTTATGCTAGATACCATAAGAGCACCTTTTAAAAGATTGGGACAATCTGTATGTGTAAAATCTGTTTCCCCATCTAAAATTCTTAATTTGGGTACTTTTAATTCGATTTTTTTATTTACCATTTCAGATAAAAGACTTGCGGCTTGTCCCACATTGATATTTATTATTTCTTTTAAAATATCCTCTTTTATACCAATTTTATCCATATCTACATCCCCACTATATTTAAAATTTCTTCTATTTTTGCCTTGTTTATAGGTTTATTTACAAAGGCAAGAGCTCCCAAGTCATAAGCTTCTTGTTTTACTTTTTCCTGCACATCAGCTGATACTACAACCATTTTTGCATCCTCATCTATATCCTTTATTTCTTTTAAAAGCTCCATACCTGTCATATTGGGCATGAGCAAATCTACAATGGTTAAATCTGGATGTATTTCACTATATTTTTGAAGACCTTCTTTTCCATCATTAGCACAGTATATTTCTAAATCTGGTATTACTTCCTTAAAAAGATTTCCTTCTACTTTTTGAGTAAATTTAGAATCATCAACTATAAGCAATTTCAACCTTTTTTCCTCCTTCATCCCCTGTTCCCTATACATTATATACTCTATGTCAAGGGTACTCAACAATATTTTAATAAAGTTCTCTTCTCATACCTCTTGCAAATGAATTGTATTTGGTACTAAAAGTATAAGGTCCTTCTTTTAAATAAGATTTATCTAATTCTATAGTCATTGTTTTATATGTCAATACCTGTGGTAGAATACTTCCCTCTTTTGGTGGAACTATGTTTAAATATATGATTACATCCTTGTCATTTTGTACCACTACATCATCTACCCCCATAGAATAGCCTGGAGTAGGAAAACATTCTACTATATTCACTTCATAATATTTATCATTTTCATCTAATATAATCCCCTCTGTGGCACCACTATAAACCTGATCTACATTTTTCACTTTAAAGGGTATACTTTCCCTCTTCATATTCTCCAATACTCCTTTCAATCTTTCCAATACAATTTTAGACTCTTCTCTGGTTAATTGCCCCTTTGGATCAAAGATATTTTTATTTCTTCCTTTTAATATATTGTTTTTATAAAGTACCCCTATATACATTTTTTCTTCTTCTTTAAGGGTTGATATGTCTTTAAAGGGAAGAGTGCTCTCTTTAAAGTCAATTATCTTCTCGTCTATAAGAATTTTACCAACTACTGTAGCCATTTCACTTCTAGTTAAATTTCCCTTTGAATTTTTATCAATTTTTGAATAGCCATATTGGCTTAACAAGGTGTCAAAAGAAGCTAAAAATTCTTTCTTTGCAATGGGTTCACATCCCTCAGCATACGCCTGAAGGCCAATAGTCAAAAGAAAGACTAGTATCAGCACCGCTAAAAGAACCCTTTTCATAAAAACACCTCCTCTTAATATAAATATACCCTAAAGGATAAAATTATTCGCACTTTTCTACTTGAAATTCTTTTATTAAGCTTTCTAATTTATTTGCCATATCTTTCAATTGTTCTGTCATTTCAGCTATTTCTTCTATAGTTGCCGTTTGCTCTTCTATGGAAGCAGATACTTCTTCTGTAGCTGCTGAAGATTCCTCAGCTATAGATGTTATAGATTCAATAGAAGCTACAACTTCTTCTTTTTCTTTGCCTACTCCTGTGATTATATTGGCTAATTCATCTATTTGCCCAAGAGTATCTTCTGTGATTTCATTTATTTTTTCAAAAGAGGATATAGTTTCCTCAACTACTTCATTGGATTTTCCAAGAGTTGTATTGGCTACATCCATTTGTTCTTTAGTCATTTGAATTTCATCAATTATTTCTTCTATAATCTTGTCTACTTCAGAAGTACTTTGATGAGTTTCTTCTGCAAGTTTTCTTATTTCCTCTGCTACTACTGCAAATCCTCTTCCTGCATCTCCGGCACGAGCTGCTTCTATAGCTGCATTAAGTGCAAGTAAATTGGTTTGTTCAGCTATATCATTTACAGTATTTACAATGTCTTTTATGGAATTTGAACTTTCTGAAAGTGAAAATACCTTTTTAGCTATTTCAGAAATCATTTTGTTGTTTTCATCTATGGTTTCTCTTAAGTCTTTGAGTACTTCTACATTTTCACTATTTGCTCTTGAAGTTTGTATTGCATGTTCTTCTAGTACTTTGGAGCCTTCTATGGCCTGTTCAAAGTCTTCAGATAGTCTATTTAATTTTTCAAATCCATTTGAAGACTCTTTTGCCTGCTCACCAGCCCCTTCTGCCAATTCACCTACTGCTTTTGCTACTTCTTCTATGGATACAGAAGTTTCATTGGAATTTTCAGAAATATGCTGAGAATACTTGAGAAGCTCCGTAGATGAATTGTATATATTGTTTATGACTCTTTCTAAATTTCTTCTCATATTGTCAAGTTCTGTAGCCATGATTCCTAGTTCTGTTTTGTTTTTAGATAGTATCTCATAGTTTTCATCTTTTCTCAAATCTAAATTAGAAATCTTCAAAACCAAATCCTTTAGCTTATTTAATGGATTCAATACATTTTTCTTGATAAATGCAGTCATAATCCCCAAAGCCATAATAGCCACTACAATTCCAACAATTACAGTTTTTATGATATTGTCTTTTACAGCTTTTTTCACATTGTCCACAGAAAGACAAATATTTGTAGCTCCTGAAAATCCTCCTGAAGAACTTTCATTTGGAACATACACATTATATACTTCTTTTTTCAAATCTTTATCCCATTCCAAGGTAGCATAAGTTTTCCCTTTTTCTAAGCTTTCTTTTGAAGCACTGGAAAGTACTAAATTTTTTGTCCCATTTCCTCTATTATCTACAATAGTATTGTATCCCTTGTCCATAATGACTATATGATATATTTTTTTGTCTTCAGCTATTTCTTTTACAATGTCTTCCACATTTAAATTTTTCTTCATCGAAATAATTTCATCTGCGAACATACCGATTTGTACAGCTCCACCTTCTATTTTTCTTCCGCCATATTTGTACATTTTGTCATTAGTAGTACTCTTTCTTGCTTTCTCTATTATACTATCTGCATGACCTATGAGTATTTTCCTCATAGAATGTTTCTCTGGATAGACATATCCAATATTTTCTGGCAAATTTGAATAAACTATTACTCCACTTTTATCTACTATATTTATTTCAGCTATTCCAATAGCCTCTGCCAATTCTTCTA from Sporanaerobacter acetigenes DSM 13106 carries:
- a CDS encoding PucR family transcriptional regulator, giving the protein MDMKVKNLMEQFEGFEVLAGKGGLDRRVSTVTVMDAPDIYNWMKGGEFLITTAYIMKDNPLELKDLVIKLNENGASALGIKIGRFIEKLPQEVKETGDGLNFPIIYIPTNLAFSDVINPVLSKIVNAQAKKLMMSEKIHKSFTQIVIEGKGTGHIVETLYGILDRNVAFMDLVFNRNYIRSKSNKFKDDIEDLGLKTVLDKYYNYPVQIGSSIYGYIIVEEGKDDNSLEDLDRITIEHASTVLKLNIQKEISNHQIEQKYRDEFIQDLLVNNIKTVEEANNRAALYGWKMDKGLVCLIVDIDDFKDRFISLEKTKGLEEKRDNIFRLIAEKMKKSFYKCFYTNYSDSIVFLIEPDVNSMEDFFRKLKRISEEVRKEVRENSQFTATVGIGSYKESVIDIYISFIEAQKAVRIGRTIYDKDNTHVYSDLGVYKMLYDVSLEDEANSFCSQYLEKLMNYDRENNGEYLETLGRLVKNDWNLKKTAEDLFIHYNTMKYRFTKISAIVNLDLNNREDKFKIELCLKLMNMSRQYSLYMKTSI
- a CDS encoding AbiH family protein, whose product is MAEEYLRICEDCGAPFFTAGEQAKLFKQVLTAEPYKIVSMDNFPTGDPLATLNIIGNGFDLMHGVKSSYYNFRDTLGKNNSLRFALETYLNVEDLWADFEDALAYINSDAMFGVVDMWLDDFDAYDSNAQAADFFAAVDTATGPVQTIINDLPQRFRMWVESLKVPDMAYTPLNGVIRNSKTLNFNYTEFIEDLYGVEKENVCYIHGCRRKEKYHPKDKLIIGHVPGAGDDDLVGDFRLPKYKNSRKREMVEAAIDTAARNLSWYDEETTKNCKDIIKNHQEFFDGLSNLSRIIVVGHSLSPVDWDYFKKIISVNKNQNNIEWLISCHSVQNIESIKMFAGAMGIKVEQIALFVTYP
- the murJ gene encoding murein biosynthesis integral membrane protein MurJ translates to MNSSKKRAAQSAAMIAGVTLFSKFLGFLREVLIASKFGSGYETDTYFVAMTATVIVMTTIGAALKTTLIPIFSEIEERKGKEEKLKYMNNVFNVVFLITILLVVVGYFASPLVVKILAKGFTGEQYKLAVKLNRIGLPIIIFMGFTYVYQGLLESSEIFGPPAISGIPFNLVYIIYLFTISKKFGVTGLMVTSIVAAALQWLIQVPATKKMGYSYGLSMDLKDKYLNKALTLTGPVLIGSAVQQINVIIDRTLASGLQEGSISALNYASRVNDLIITVFVMAITTVIFPMLSKAFTKGDTREGKELMGEGINIILIITVPATIGIVILAEPAIKVFFQRGAFDEVATYMTSQALIYYSLGLVGSSLRLMLNKVFYSVQDTTTPMINGMIAVGINVALNYALIGYMGHAGLALATSISATITTILLFIDLRKKLGKIGLKKYLVCFLKTLAASIVMGLAVYLVYFGLTGLLPNMFIVELLILILSVAVGVGIYFILCSIFKIKEMRIIMKRLLKK
- a CDS encoding acyltransferase produces the protein MARRKEIEELYYIRGLAALGILIIHATGSFAVLSEYGSRAMYVGVFLNQFFRFGSPVFMMISGLVLFYNYRSFDEFDTKRFYKKKLKYIFLPYTIWSAIYFLYAHYVNNIPLKGEMPKFLRGILLGENYSHLYFIFLIFQFYILVPLILKYLIEPMKEKPIQVFFIFALIQGAILIYEYYFRNPNAEGFMKLFNRYYWKTVFGWSSYFMTGGLIGLHYENFVDYIEKHIKGISIIYILVSTFYLGQVYFNIYINEGRNFYGKFGSIRPHTMIYAFFTMAMLIYITRKIAKKGNFFQRYLKNFGTYSFGVYFSHPLVLEELKLKLVGNFSSVIGYSRLSSLVLIVGLGIIFTYLLVLLLGSLNIRWLFIGKIPKYQLSSTKSH
- a CDS encoding sensor domain-containing diguanylate cyclase, whose translation is MEDYLKVLDGVDEGIVVLDKDLNIVFWNKYMENITDLSRDEVEEKYICEVLPKFKEKIFLDIFKYMLKSNQKYFFSAALHKKFVDIKRYGNCNLRQNLKLSTISVNDENHILMEFVDVTGQYIRVEELKSYIQRLEETQEIIKNLADYDQLTNVYNRRVFFEEVEELIEKNRETDFRGVFTVLDVDKFKEINDTYGHYFGDEVLRITGERLNRITRDGDLVGRYGGDEFLIFVPNIKERKDMRKLSQRILNSLNSSVVVEGKIIKPSVSLGMSLYPEDGTNIDELFRVADKELYRDKGRNERCCFK
- a CDS encoding chemotaxis protein CheC; the encoded protein is MDKIGIKEDILKEIININVGQAASLLSEMVNKKIELKVPKLRILDGETDFTHTDCPNLLKGALMVSSIKFENELNGKAELIFPANHIKELTSLCTGEECFDLETFTDTDFDVIKELGNIILNAVIGGLGNFLNMAIDYSMPEVKLFDTIEVQEVLKKKKKANILILFVNFKIGGTQVNGALIVTFTIDSMRDLMDKLDEVEKGL
- a CDS encoding response regulator, producing the protein MKLLIVDDSKFTQKVEGNLFKEVIPDLEIYCANDGKEGLQKYSEIHPDLTIVDLLMPNMTGMELLKEIKDIDEDAKMVVVSADVQEKVKQEAYDLGALAFVNKPINKAKIEEILNIVGM
- a CDS encoding S-layer homology domain-containing protein, giving the protein MKRVLLAVLILVFLLTIGLQAYAEGCEPIAKKEFLASFDTLLSQYGYSKIDKNSKGNLTRSEMATVVGKILIDEKIIDFKESTLPFKDISTLKEEEKMYIGVLYKNNILKGRNKNIFDPKGQLTREESKIVLERLKGVLENMKRESIPFKVKNVDQVYSGATEGIILDENDKYYEVNIVECFPTPGYSMGVDDVVVQNDKDVIIYLNIVPPKEGSILPQVLTYKTMTIELDKSYLKEGPYTFSTKYNSFARGMRRELY